ATAGCTGAAACGATCTTGCTATTTAAAGAAAGCTTAATCGGTTCAATGGCGAAGGTCGTTAATTTATCATCTTCATGTGCAATAATGTAACGAATAGCCCCAACGTTATGGCTAATGTAAGCGGGTGTTTGGTTTTTAAATGCAAACAAATCGAGCACTTCTTGAATTTGTGTTGGTGTTATTGATGGGTCAAATTGAGCGACCAAAGTGATAATGTATTGTGTGGTGATCTCACGGTTTATTTTTTCTAATTCAGGTGAGTCTGGTGTGTGGATAAGTGTCAGTTGTAGGCTTTTAATTTTTTCACTACCACGCTCTAATATTGCAGATGAGTAAAGATAAGGTGTGATACGAGTTGCTGCTCTGACAAGTGGGATCGCAATATTATGGTTGGTGATAATTTTATATTCATTAAGAAATAATAACGGATTTTGTTGGTTGAACTTTGCTCGTAGCTCAGGGATCGTTATCTCAAAAACAGGTGCATCTTGTTTAAGATAAGCAATATCATCTTTAGTGGGTTGCTTTTGTGCGACGGACATCCCTGTTGCGAAAACGGAAGTTGGCAAACAAAGAGCAATGCTTATGATTATCAGGTATAACGTAGAAAGTGTACTTTCTTTTATCATCTGTCCTCCGTTTGTCTGTGCTGTTATTGGCTAGTCTGTATTATTTGATACTAAATGGACAGTGTCATTCACACATTAAGTAAATTATTGAGAATTTATGACCTTACAACATTGGGCATTTTCATTCAAAGGGCGAATTGGGCGTCGTGATTTTTGGGTCGGTTTTGGTGTCTGTTTTGCTCTTTTTTTGGGCCTTTTTATTATTAATGAAGTGATTTATCCCTTACCGGCTATCGTAATGTGGATATCGATCTTCTTTATTCTCTACCCTTTTTGCGCGATTTTTACCAAAAGACTCCACGATAGAAATAAAAGAGGAATATGGCTTTTATTGCTTTTACTTGCAGTGATGTTGGGACTCACTGATACAAGTAGTTTAGAACCATTTTGGCAATGGGCGATGGGGCGTTTTCTTCCTTCCTTTATCGGGATGATTATGTTGTTAGATTGCGGTGTGTTTATTGGCAATCAAAGTGAAAACTACTTTGGTAAACACACGGAGCAAGTGAATTACCGTCGCTGGCGTTAATACTTTTTATTAAAATAAATCCAATAAGGGCAAAAGAGAAGATTGCCCTTATTTATTTTGCTTTTTCATATTACCAATACTGTTCGCTGGTGATATGCCCCGGTTTACGTCGTAAATGTTTACGCATTTCTCGTTGTTCTTTTAATAGTTGTTGGGTATCTCTTACCATTTGTGGATTACCACATAACATAAGGTGGCTCTCTTCTGGGGAGATGGTTAAGCCAACGGTTTTTTCTAAGGCACCACTTTCAATTAATGCAGGAATACGACCTGTTAATGAGCCAATATGATTTTCACGGCTAACAATAGTTTGAATGCGTAATTTTCCTGAGTAATGTTCAACGAGTTTTTCCATTAAAGGGAGATAACTTAAGTCATTAGCATAACGAACTGCGTGAACAAGAACGATATTCTCAAATCTATCCAGATCTTGCCCTAATTGTAAAATCGATAAAAAAGGCCCTATGGCGGTTCCTGTAGAAAGCATCCAAAGGGTATTAGCACTAGGTACTTCTTCTAATACAAAAAAGCCGCTGGCTTGCTCGGTGACAAGTAATTCATCCCCTATTTCTAGAGCGCTTAATTTAGGGCTTAATTTTCCTTCGGGTACAGTCACCAGATAAAATTCTAAGTTAGGATCATTCGGTGCATTCACATAAGAATAGGCACGTTGCACTCGTTCGCCATCAATATCTAATGCTAATTTTGCAAATTGTCCCGCTGTAAATTTATCAACAGGGGCATTTACAACAAGACTTATTAACGAGTCAGTCCAGCGATTAACTTGGATAACTTTTCCATTCACCCAATTTGCCATAGAGGTTATCTCCTTACGATAAATGCGTTGATGTTGCTTATTCATTCTAAGTAGGAAGTGATTTTTTATTTATCAAGATGATGTGGTGATATTATTTATCTGAAATTTTGTCAATGAATGACACAATATGTACATTTATATTGACAACTATGGTGTTTTTCTCTGACATTAGGTGTCATGCAAAAATTGCTGGCTATCTCGCAAATTTCTCCAAATTTGTTAACTTAGTCTCATTCTTAAAAGGTGTACATTTTGCAGAGTTTATTTTTTATAAATTCTCTGTGGTGTGCGTCTGTCTGTTAATTTATTTGAAATTTCTGAGCAAAGAAAAGAAATGAGAAAGTTAGAACATGCAAATCTATTATTATTGATAATTGCACTGGTTGCTGTGGGTCAAATGACGCAAACCATCTATGTGCCTGTGATCGCGGATATGGCGGTTTACTTTGGTGAGCCGACCGGTGCAGTACAGCAAGTGATGGGCGCCTATCTTTTTTCTTATGGTTTTTCACAACTCATTTATGGGCCTATCTCTGATAAAGTAGGACGCCGCCCTGTGATTTTGGTCGGGATGACTATCTTTTGTTTATCGACACTAGTGGCGATTTTCTCACAAAATTTAACTACATTGGTTATTGCAAGTACTTTACAAGGTATGGGGACAGGGGTTGCGGGCGTGATGACACGGACACAACCTCGTGACTTATATACAGGTACTGCATTACGTTATGCCAATAGCTTATTAAATATGGGTGTTTTAGTTAGTCCATTATTAGCACCAATGATTGGTGGCATCGTCGCACACTTCTTTGGTTGGCATGCGTGTTATATCTTTTTGTTATTATTAGGAACGAGTGTTCTGTTTTGTATGTATCGCTGGATGCCAGAAACACGTCCTGTACAAGTTGAAAAACGTAACATGCTGTCATCATTTTACTTATTGCTTTCAAACAGTACCTTCAGTGCATTTTTAATTATGCTGATTTGTGCTTTATCTGGTATTGCGGTTTTTGAGGCATCGAGTGGTGTCTTAATGGGCGGGGTATTAGGCTTAAATAGTATTACTATCAGTATATTATTTATTTTGCCTATTCCTGCAGCATTCTTTGGTGCTTGGTATGCTGGTCGTGAAGGTAAAACCTTTGTGCAATTGATGTGGCACTCTGTCTTTTGTTGTTTATCAGCCGGTATTTTAATGTGGATCCCTGGTTGGCTAAATGTCATTAATATTTGGACTTTACTGGTACCCGCAGCATTATTTTTCTTTGGTGCAGGCATGTTATTTCCGCTTGCAACAACGGGGCTATGGAACCATTTCCTTATCTAGCAGGTTCTGCGGGTGCGCTGGT
This genomic stretch from Proteus vulgaris harbors:
- a CDS encoding Protein of uncharacterised function (DUF1454), which produces MIKESTLSTLYLIIISIALCLPTSVFATGMSVAQKQPTKDDIAYLKQDAPVFEITIPELRAKFNQQNPLLFLNEYKIITNHNIAIPLVRAATRITPYLYSSAILERGSEKIKSLQLTLIHTPDSPELEKINREITTQYIITLVAQFDPSITPTQIQEVLDLFAFKNQTPAYISHNVGAIRYIIAHEDDKLTTFAIEPIKLSLNSKIVSAIP
- a CDS encoding Predicted membrane protein, whose protein sequence is MTLQHWAFSFKGRIGRRDFWVGFGVCFALFLGLFIINEVIYPLPAIVMWISIFFILYPFCAIFTKRLHDRNKRGIWLLLLLLAVMLGLTDTSSLEPFWQWAMGRFLPSFIGMIMLLDCGVFIGNQSENYFGKHTEQVNYRRWR
- the fpr gene encoding ferredoxin-NADP reductase, encoding MANWVNGKVIQVNRWTDSLISLVVNAPVDKFTAGQFAKLALDIDGERVQRAYSYVNAPNDPNLEFYLVTVPEGKLSPKLSALEIGDELLVTEQASGFFVLEEVPSANTLWMLSTGTAIGPFLSILQLGQDLDRFENIVLVHAVRYANDLSYLPLMEKLVEHYSGKLRIQTIVSRENHIGSLTGRIPALIESGALEKTVGLTISPEESHLMLCGNPQMVRDTQQLLKEQREMRKHLRRKPGHITSEQYW
- the emrD_1 gene encoding multidrug resistance protein D — translated: MRLSVNLFEISEQRKEMRKLEHANLLLLIIALVAVGQMTQTIYVPVIADMAVYFGEPTGAVQQVMGAYLFSYGFSQLIYGPISDKVGRRPVILVGMTIFCLSTLVAIFSQNLTTLVIASTLQGMGTGVAGVMTRTQPRDLYTGTALRYANSLLNMGVLVSPLLAPMIGGIVAHFFGWHACYIFLLLLGTSVLFCMYRWMPETRPVQVEKRNMLSSFYLLLSNSTFSAFLIMLICALSGIAVFEASSGVLMGGVLGLNSITISILFILPIPAAFFGAWYAGREGKTFVQLMWHSVFCCLSAGILMWIPGWLNVINIWTLLVPAALFFFGAGMLFPLATTGLWNHFLI